In Collimonas arenae, a single genomic region encodes these proteins:
- a CDS encoding DUF3106 domain-containing protein: MTLTTYSNPAERKATASKQNGGARRLIGAAFALLISGGAVLAVLGPAAPSHAADISELPLKAPKMTKVAGNAAAPNWVELTALQQHILEPLAPDWDNLKPSTRKKWLEISGRYVKMTPAEQERLQARMRGWVTLTPEQRRIARENYARANKLDTEQRALRWQQYQQLSEEQKKELAEQATPRHKRVTTLPPAASIKHKLTAPAQPASQKNAEQTAVIAPAAATAISVTPPAPVPTPAPASTAK, translated from the coding sequence ATGACCCTGACCACCTATTCGAATCCGGCTGAACGCAAGGCGACAGCGAGCAAACAGAATGGCGGCGCCAGGCGTTTGATCGGTGCCGCATTTGCTTTGCTGATCAGCGGTGGCGCTGTACTGGCAGTGCTCGGACCGGCTGCACCGTCCCATGCTGCCGACATCAGTGAGCTCCCCCTCAAAGCGCCCAAGATGACCAAGGTGGCTGGCAATGCCGCCGCACCCAATTGGGTGGAGCTGACGGCATTGCAACAGCATATCCTGGAGCCGCTGGCGCCGGATTGGGACAATCTGAAACCGTCCACGCGCAAGAAATGGCTCGAGATCAGTGGCCGCTACGTCAAGATGACTCCTGCCGAACAGGAAAGGCTTCAAGCCAGGATGCGCGGTTGGGTCACCCTGACCCCGGAACAACGCCGTATCGCCCGTGAAAATTATGCACGCGCCAACAAACTGGATACCGAGCAAAGAGCATTGCGCTGGCAGCAATATCAGCAATTATCCGAAGAACAAAAGAAAGAACTGGCCGAACAGGCCACGCCACGACATAAACGGGTAACCACTCTGCCACCTGCCGCATCGATCAAACACAAGCTGACGGCACCAGCCCAGCCAGCGTCGCAGAAAAATGCGGAACAAACTGCAGTGATCGCACCGGCTGCGGCAACTGCGATATCCGTCACGCCGCCTGCGCCTGTGCCGACACCTGCGCCAGCGTCCACCGCGAAATAA
- a CDS encoding DUF3619 family protein → MNTKEINFAFKVRHALNENLDSLPTPAVDRLAAARKAALARKKKDAPTRVLVRQGVLAGHAGNFAGNFFNHRLSWLTRIGVAAPILVGAILLSGLYQFEQQHRIAAAADIDAAVLSDELPPSAYLDRGFSAYLAQQQEPQQDTTQQEQ, encoded by the coding sequence ATGAACACTAAAGAAATCAACTTCGCTTTCAAGGTGCGGCACGCACTGAATGAAAACCTGGACAGCTTGCCGACGCCGGCCGTCGACCGCCTGGCTGCTGCACGCAAGGCTGCGCTTGCGCGCAAGAAAAAAGACGCGCCGACGCGGGTGTTGGTGCGCCAGGGCGTGCTCGCCGGCCATGCTGGTAATTTCGCGGGTAACTTCTTTAACCACCGCCTGTCCTGGCTGACCCGTATCGGCGTCGCTGCGCCAATACTGGTTGGCGCGATATTGTTGTCGGGCCTGTATCAATTCGAACAGCAACACCGGATTGCGGCTGCTGCCGATATCGATGCCGCCGTGTTATCTGATGAATTACCGCCTTCGGCCTATCTCGACCGCGGCTTTAGCGCTTATCTTGCGCAACAGCAAGAACCACAACAAGACACGACTCAGCAAGAGCAATGA
- a CDS encoding RNA polymerase sigma factor: MATDKELSDFLENVERRAFKQAVYAVRKDESALDIVQDAMIKLAEKYGDKPAAELPMLFQRILQNTIHDYFRREKVRNTWVSLFSSMGHNNADDEDYDVLETFESPEDSQATESSASKLEREQILNMIDQEVQKLPARQREAFLMRYWEDMDVAETAAAMGCSEGSVKTHCSRATHTLALSLKAKGISL; encoded by the coding sequence ATGGCCACAGATAAAGAACTTTCCGACTTTCTTGAAAACGTCGAACGCCGGGCTTTCAAGCAGGCGGTTTACGCTGTCCGCAAGGATGAGTCTGCGCTGGACATCGTCCAGGACGCCATGATCAAACTGGCGGAAAAATATGGCGACAAACCGGCTGCAGAACTGCCGATGCTGTTCCAGCGCATCCTGCAAAACACAATCCATGACTATTTCCGCAGGGAAAAAGTACGCAATACCTGGGTCAGCCTGTTTTCCAGCATGGGGCATAACAATGCCGACGACGAAGACTACGACGTCCTGGAAACTTTCGAATCGCCGGAAGATTCGCAAGCCACGGAATCCAGCGCCAGTAAGCTTGAGCGTGAGCAAATTCTTAATATGATCGATCAGGAAGTACAGAAGCTCCCGGCGCGTCAACGGGAAGCCTTCCTGATGCGTTATTGGGAGGACATGGATGTTGCCGAGACCGCGGCCGCAATGGGATGCTCGGAAGGCAGCGTAAAGACGCACTGCTCTCGCGCAACGCACACTCTGGCGCTATCGCTCAAGGCCAAAGGAATCAGCTTATGA
- a CDS encoding RDD family protein has product MKRRFGSIMYESMLLFGILFISGWIFSTLLQQRSALYLRHAQQAWLFLVLTAYFVWCWSHGGQTLAMKTWRIRLVNRDGSTVKAGRAVLRFLLSWCWFLPGLALAWALGAHAWMLVWVPMANFILWSMTIYLDPQRQFLHDRIAGTKLVNMAEITTPAGKHKWYH; this is encoded by the coding sequence TTGAAACGCCGGTTTGGCAGCATCATGTATGAATCGATGCTGTTATTTGGCATTTTGTTTATTTCGGGGTGGATTTTTTCTACCCTGCTACAGCAACGCAGTGCCCTTTATCTGCGCCACGCTCAGCAGGCTTGGCTGTTCCTGGTGCTGACAGCGTATTTTGTCTGGTGCTGGAGCCATGGCGGCCAAACCCTGGCCATGAAAACTTGGCGCATCCGCCTGGTCAACCGCGACGGCAGTACGGTCAAGGCTGGCCGCGCAGTGCTGCGCTTTCTTCTTAGCTGGTGCTGGTTTTTGCCGGGACTTGCCTTGGCCTGGGCGCTTGGCGCGCATGCCTGGATGCTGGTCTGGGTGCCGATGGCCAATTTCATTCTCTGGTCCATGACGATTTATCTCGATCCCCAACGCCAGTTCCTGCACGACAGGATCGCCGGCACCAAGCTGGTCAACATGGCGGAAATCACCACTCCAGCCGGCAAGCATAAGTGGTATCACTAA
- a CDS encoding ferritin-like domain-containing protein: protein MNHSSDSRFAADSAVKAELRSVALQCLCEADVATKVAAVEAMAAAWSAGDMTLDADVMLTAVASIPGRPPQPSLVPPREVEHRSMASVEGRAAMIHALAHIEFNAINLALDAIWRFGGMPPDYYADWLRVAKEESYHFCLLATHLSTLGFAYGDFSAHNSLWELTEKTSHDIVARMALVPRMMEARGLDASPRTRAKLAQAGDEPAAAIIDIILGDEIGHVAIGNRWYGWLCQERQLEPLATFAALAVQYKAPILRGPFNLEARRAAGFSEQELLALQQEI from the coding sequence ATGAACCATTCGTCTGATTCTCGCTTTGCAGCAGATAGCGCGGTCAAGGCCGAGCTGCGTTCGGTCGCCTTGCAATGCCTGTGCGAGGCCGATGTTGCAACTAAAGTCGCCGCGGTTGAAGCGATGGCCGCGGCATGGAGCGCTGGCGACATGACGCTTGACGCCGATGTCATGCTGACTGCCGTCGCCAGCATACCCGGACGTCCGCCGCAACCGTCGCTGGTGCCGCCGCGCGAAGTCGAGCATCGTTCCATGGCTTCGGTAGAAGGGCGTGCCGCTATGATTCACGCACTGGCGCATATCGAATTCAACGCCATCAACCTGGCGCTGGACGCCATCTGGCGATTTGGCGGCATGCCGCCTGATTATTATGCCGACTGGCTGCGTGTGGCAAAGGAAGAATCTTATCATTTTTGCCTTTTGGCAACGCATTTGAGCACTCTGGGCTTCGCCTATGGCGATTTCTCTGCGCATAACAGCTTGTGGGAGCTGACGGAAAAAACCAGTCACGACATCGTGGCCAGGATGGCGCTGGTGCCGCGCATGATGGAAGCACGCGGGCTGGATGCGTCGCCGCGTACTCGCGCCAAGCTGGCGCAGGCCGGGGACGAGCCGGCAGCGGCGATCATCGACATTATCTTAGGCGATGAGATCGGCCATGTAGCGATCGGCAATCGCTGGTATGGCTGGCTTTGCCAAGAGCGGCAACTGGAGCCGCTGGCGACATTTGCCGCTTTGGCAGTGCAATACAAGGCGCCGATATTGCGCGGTCCGTTCAATCTGGAGGCTAGGAGAGCGGCTGGCTTTTCAGAGCAGGAGTTGCTGGCATTGCAGCAGGAGATATAA